A single genomic interval of Shewanella psychropiezotolerans harbors:
- the acs gene encoding acetate--CoA ligase — MSTQSLYKVPSEIAANAHINEEKYKKMYQESIVNPEGFWREHGQRIDWIKPFTKVKKTSFDDHNLSINWFYDGTLNASANCLDRHLEKNADKVAIIWEGDDAKDQRIITYGELHKDVCKFANALKSQGVRRGDVVTIYMPMVPEAAVAMLACARIGAVHSVIFGGFSPDSIATRVIDGNSKVIVTADEGVRAGRIIPLKANIDQALSHPDVTCVERVIVLERTGGDINWEEGRDIKWDTVMETASEHCVPEEMGAEDPLFLLYTSGSTGNPKGVLHTTGGYMVYASMTHEYVFDYKDGEVYWCTADVGWITGHSYMVYGPLANAATVLIHEGVPNYPTPSRLGEIVDRHKVNILYTAPTLIRALMAEGKEQFDKFDGSSLRIMGSVGEPINPEAWRWYNEVIGHEQCPIVDTWWQTETGGILISPLPGAIDTKPGSATRPFFGVQPALVDNMGNIIEGAAEGNLVILDSWPGQMRTVFGDHDRFALTYFKTFRGMYFTGDGAKRDEDGYYWITGRVDDVINVSGHRLGTAEVESALVSHESVAEAAVVGYPHDIKGQGIYAYVTLTRGTVESEELRQDLRKWVRKEIGALATPDLIQWAGGLPKTRSGKIMRRFLRKIAANEVTNLGDSSTLADPAVIDVLIESRLNRSE; from the coding sequence ATGAGCACGCAGTCTCTCTATAAAGTTCCCAGCGAAATCGCTGCAAACGCACATATAAACGAAGAAAAATACAAAAAGATGTACCAAGAGTCGATTGTGAATCCTGAAGGTTTCTGGAGAGAACACGGCCAACGCATCGATTGGATTAAGCCCTTCACTAAGGTAAAGAAAACCTCATTCGACGATCATAACCTGTCAATCAATTGGTTCTATGACGGCACACTCAACGCCTCAGCCAACTGCTTAGACCGTCACCTTGAAAAAAATGCCGACAAGGTCGCCATTATCTGGGAAGGCGATGATGCTAAAGATCAACGCATCATTACTTACGGTGAATTACACAAAGATGTGTGTAAGTTTGCCAATGCATTAAAAAGCCAAGGTGTGAGACGTGGCGATGTGGTCACCATTTACATGCCTATGGTCCCGGAAGCTGCCGTTGCCATGTTGGCCTGTGCTCGCATTGGTGCGGTTCACTCAGTGATATTTGGTGGTTTCTCACCGGACTCCATTGCCACACGCGTCATAGATGGTAACTCTAAGGTTATCGTCACCGCCGATGAAGGCGTGCGTGCAGGTCGCATTATTCCGCTCAAGGCCAATATAGATCAGGCACTGTCACACCCTGATGTGACTTGTGTAGAGCGTGTCATCGTTCTCGAGCGTACCGGTGGTGATATCAACTGGGAAGAAGGCCGTGACATCAAGTGGGATACTGTCATGGAAACAGCTTCTGAGCATTGCGTACCCGAAGAGATGGGCGCCGAAGATCCTCTATTCCTGCTTTATACTTCGGGATCAACCGGTAATCCTAAAGGTGTGTTACATACTACAGGTGGTTACATGGTCTACGCGTCCATGACCCATGAATATGTGTTCGATTACAAAGACGGTGAAGTCTACTGGTGTACCGCAGATGTGGGTTGGATCACCGGTCACTCCTATATGGTCTATGGCCCGCTTGCCAATGCCGCAACCGTACTGATCCACGAAGGGGTACCTAACTACCCAACACCTTCTCGTTTGGGTGAAATTGTCGATCGCCATAAAGTCAACATACTCTATACCGCACCGACTCTTATTCGCGCTCTGATGGCAGAAGGCAAGGAACAATTTGATAAATTCGATGGCAGCTCACTGCGCATCATGGGATCCGTGGGTGAACCCATTAATCCAGAAGCTTGGCGCTGGTATAACGAAGTCATAGGTCACGAGCAGTGTCCAATCGTCGATACCTGGTGGCAGACCGAAACCGGCGGTATTCTGATCAGCCCGCTTCCTGGCGCCATCGATACCAAGCCTGGCTCGGCTACCCGCCCCTTCTTCGGCGTACAACCAGCCCTTGTCGATAACATGGGTAACATCATAGAAGGTGCAGCCGAAGGCAACCTGGTTATACTCGATTCTTGGCCCGGACAGATGCGTACCGTCTTTGGTGATCATGACAGATTTGCACTGACTTACTTCAAGACCTTCCGCGGCATGTATTTCACCGGTGACGGCGCTAAACGTGATGAAGACGGTTATTACTGGATAACGGGACGTGTCGATGATGTGATCAACGTATCTGGCCACAGACTCGGCACCGCCGAGGTAGAGAGCGCTTTAGTTTCACATGAAAGTGTGGCAGAAGCCGCTGTTGTGGGTTACCCCCATGACATCAAGGGTCAAGGTATCTACGCTTATGTCACGCTAACCAGAGGCACGGTAGAATCTGAAGAGCTTCGCCAAGACTTGAGAAAATGGGTGAGAAAAGAGATTGGCGCCCTGGCGACACCGGATCTCATTCAATGGGCTGGCGGCCTGCCTAAGACTCGTTCGGGTAAGATCATGCGCCGTTTCCTGAGAAAGATTGCAGCCAATGAAGTGACCAACTTAGGTGACTCATCGACACTAGCCGATCCGGCTGTGATCGATGTCTTGATTGAGTCTCGTCTGAACCGCAGCGAATAA
- a CDS encoding NAD(P)/FAD-dependent oxidoreductase, translating to MPEQRCDSYYNATINDETHYPRLEEDIRVDVVIIGGGFTGVATAVELAEKGIKVAILEANKIAWGATGRNGGQVTGSLSGDAAMTKQLRNSIGTEAEDYVWDLRWRGHEIIKSRVAKYNIDCDLKFGHLHTAYKPAHMAEMEKTYEEALLRGMGDEVHLLSKQEIPDYLETPLYHGGLLNKRNMHLHSVNLCIGEARAAEMQGALIFEHSAVIDICDGDLAVVKTEHGSITANSVLLAGNAYHKLARNKLSGLLFPASLGNCATVKLSADVAKAINPHDVAVYDSRFVLDYYRMTADNRLMFGGGTNYSGRDSKDLAAELRPAIERTFPRLKGVDIEFEWTGMAGIVVNRIPQLGKVSANVFYCQGYSGHGVATSHIMGEIMSKAIIGQLTEFDLFAGMKHIRIPMNEWLGNQAMALGMTYYRMMEHFR from the coding sequence ATGCCAGAACAACGCTGTGATTCTTACTACAACGCCACCATCAATGATGAAACACATTATCCTCGGCTGGAGGAAGACATTCGGGTCGATGTGGTCATCATAGGCGGCGGGTTTACCGGCGTTGCGACTGCGGTGGAGCTAGCGGAAAAAGGAATAAAAGTTGCCATCCTAGAAGCGAACAAGATAGCTTGGGGCGCTACCGGGCGTAATGGCGGCCAGGTGACCGGCAGTTTGTCCGGTGATGCCGCCATGACGAAACAGCTGCGAAATAGCATAGGCACCGAAGCGGAAGATTATGTCTGGGATCTCAGGTGGCGCGGGCATGAGATCATCAAGAGCCGGGTAGCCAAATATAATATCGACTGCGATCTCAAGTTTGGTCATCTGCATACCGCTTACAAACCTGCTCACATGGCAGAGATGGAAAAGACTTATGAAGAAGCGCTCTTAAGAGGCATGGGTGATGAGGTGCATCTGTTGTCGAAGCAGGAGATCCCTGACTATCTGGAGACGCCCCTGTACCATGGCGGACTACTCAATAAACGCAATATGCACTTACATTCGGTAAACCTGTGTATCGGTGAGGCGCGGGCGGCAGAGATGCAAGGTGCATTGATCTTCGAGCACTCGGCTGTCATTGATATCTGTGATGGTGACTTAGCAGTAGTCAAAACTGAGCATGGCTCCATCACCGCCAACAGCGTACTATTAGCGGGAAATGCCTACCATAAACTGGCACGCAATAAACTCAGTGGCCTCTTGTTTCCCGCATCTTTGGGCAATTGCGCCACGGTAAAGCTCTCTGCCGATGTCGCTAAGGCGATAAATCCTCATGATGTTGCTGTGTACGACAGTCGGTTTGTGCTCGATTATTATCGAATGACGGCGGATAACCGGCTTATGTTCGGTGGTGGTACAAATTACTCGGGACGGGACTCTAAAGATCTGGCAGCTGAATTACGCCCGGCAATTGAGCGGACATTTCCTCGTCTGAAGGGAGTCGATATCGAGTTCGAATGGACAGGTATGGCCGGTATCGTGGTTAATCGTATTCCACAGCTGGGTAAAGTATCGGCTAATGTTTTTTACTGCCAAGGATACTCGGGTCATGGGGTGGCCACGTCCCATATCATGGGGGAGATCATGTCCAAGGCAATCATAGGTCAGCTAACTGAATTTGACTTGTTTGCCGGGATGAAACATATCCGCATTCCCATGAATGAATGGCTGGGCAATCAGGCTATGGCACTGGGGATGACTTACTACCGGATGATGGAACATTTTCGTTAA
- a CDS encoding response regulator transcription factor, producing the protein MKLENLNIIIADDHPLFRNALRQALSGPFSNTNWFEADSADALQSLLENKQQAYDLVMLDLQMPGSHGYSTLIHLRTHFPDLPVIVISAHEDNMTISRAVHYGSSGFIPKSSSMETLAAALASVLYGDIWLPDHAEIQEIKEDATALVASKLADLTPQQYKVLQMFAEGLLNKQIAYDLSVSEATIKAHATAIFRKLGVRNRTQAVISLQQLEMEKVEL; encoded by the coding sequence ATGAAGCTAGAAAATTTAAACATTATTATTGCCGATGACCACCCGCTGTTTCGTAACGCCTTACGACAAGCCTTGAGTGGTCCCTTCTCAAACACCAACTGGTTCGAAGCAGACAGTGCCGATGCACTTCAGAGCCTGCTTGAAAATAAACAGCAGGCCTATGATTTAGTCATGTTAGATCTTCAGATGCCTGGCTCCCACGGGTATTCGACCCTTATTCATCTGCGAACCCACTTTCCCGATCTTCCAGTCATCGTTATCTCCGCCCATGAAGATAATATGACCATCAGCCGTGCCGTCCATTATGGTAGCTCAGGATTTATTCCTAAGTCATCTTCGATGGAAACACTGGCTGCCGCCTTGGCCTCGGTACTCTATGGGGATATTTGGTTACCGGATCATGCCGAGATACAGGAGATAAAGGAAGATGCTACCGCTCTTGTGGCCAGTAAGCTTGCCGATCTCACTCCACAACAATACAAGGTGCTGCAGATGTTTGCCGAAGGCTTACTCAATAAGCAAATTGCCTATGACTTAAGTGTATCGGAAGCCACAATCAAGGCTCATGCCACAGCGATATTTCGTAAGTTAGGCGTGAGAAATCGCACCCAAGCCGTTATCTCGTTGCAGCAGTTAGAGATGGAAAAAGTAGAGCTCTAG
- a CDS encoding fumarylacetoacetate hydrolase family protein has translation MNTVVVNNRVTVDKRVVRPSKVVCVGRNYVEHIKELNNEVPDEMVLFVKPNSAISTELVSFHQEAIHYEAELCFVVENGQFSAVGLGLDLTKRGLQSRLKAKGLPWERAKAFDGSVVFSEFVAIESVSESLTFELMINDVRIQVGTIALMLNKPEQILAEIQSFMSLIDGDIVMTGTPKGVGVVNRDDKFNAKLYDKELLLTQACWTAQ, from the coding sequence ATGAATACAGTAGTCGTCAATAATAGAGTTACAGTCGATAAAAGAGTGGTAAGGCCTTCGAAAGTCGTGTGTGTGGGACGCAATTATGTCGAGCATATTAAGGAACTCAATAATGAGGTACCCGATGAGATGGTGCTATTTGTTAAGCCAAATTCGGCGATCTCAACTGAGTTGGTGAGTTTTCATCAAGAGGCGATACATTATGAGGCCGAGTTATGTTTTGTGGTTGAAAATGGACAATTTAGTGCCGTAGGTCTTGGGCTAGACCTCACCAAACGTGGTTTGCAGAGTCGGCTCAAAGCCAAAGGGCTTCCCTGGGAGAGAGCCAAGGCATTTGATGGCTCTGTGGTATTTTCTGAATTTGTTGCCATTGAGAGTGTAAGTGAGAGCCTGACATTCGAGCTGATGATCAATGATGTAAGAATACAAGTTGGCACTATCGCGTTAATGCTGAATAAACCCGAGCAAATCTTGGCCGAGATACAGAGTTTTATGAGTTTAATCGACGGCGATATCGTGATGACTGGCACGCCGAAGGGGGTTGGAGTCGTTAACAGAGACGATAAGTTCAACGCTAAGCTTTACGATAAAGAGCTGTTACTGACACAAGCTTGTTGGACGGCTCAATAA